The proteins below are encoded in one region of Planctopirus limnophila DSM 3776:
- a CDS encoding glycosyltransferase family 10 domain-containing protein, with amino-acid sequence MWCEERQIYQNLQKTFSLRPVPVDAIRWNFANFWSGFDALAFERHLLGVSGKHKFRISEQNPQIVFESVFGTPGKGRERWPKARQVWYTGENVAPPLDQFDKCLSFHRDIKDPRHLRWPYYLLHLASLPMSFNDLVKCQSSVSTWAERPGFCAFIAFNEGCQTRNRFVEKLSRYRRVDCPGRVLNNMTSETLGQRGNLHGKINFLKQYKYAVCFENTSTRGSEGYVTEKLVDAMLAGCIPLYWGDHRVGEDFNENSFINLGVYGNDVNAMVQHVIELDSDERLQNNLFQEPWLPEIKSSEHFSFETSKDAILKLVANVNK; translated from the coding sequence ATGTGGTGTGAAGAAAGGCAAATTTATCAGAATTTGCAAAAAACTTTCTCACTACGCCCAGTTCCAGTGGATGCGATTCGATGGAATTTCGCGAATTTCTGGAGCGGCTTTGATGCACTCGCTTTTGAGCGTCACCTGCTTGGTGTTTCAGGAAAACACAAGTTTCGAATTTCCGAACAAAATCCACAGATCGTGTTTGAAAGTGTTTTCGGAACTCCGGGGAAGGGACGCGAGCGTTGGCCAAAGGCTCGGCAGGTCTGGTACACGGGAGAAAATGTTGCTCCGCCGCTGGATCAGTTCGATAAATGTCTCAGCTTTCATCGGGATATTAAGGATCCGAGACATCTTCGCTGGCCCTACTATTTACTGCACTTGGCATCGTTGCCCATGTCATTTAACGATCTTGTGAAGTGCCAGTCGTCTGTCAGTACTTGGGCAGAACGCCCGGGATTTTGTGCATTCATCGCATTCAATGAGGGATGCCAGACACGAAATCGATTCGTGGAAAAGTTATCCAGATACCGCAGAGTCGATTGTCCTGGTCGTGTTTTGAACAATATGACATCCGAGACACTGGGCCAGCGGGGAAATCTTCATGGAAAAATCAATTTTCTGAAGCAATACAAATACGCTGTGTGCTTTGAGAATACTTCGACCAGAGGATCTGAAGGATATGTGACAGAAAAGCTGGTGGACGCCATGCTGGCAGGCTGCATACCCTTGTACTGGGGAGATCACCGTGTCGGGGAAGATTTCAATGAGAATAGTTTTATCAATCTTGGGGTATACGGAAATGATGTCAACGCGATGGTTCAGCATGTGATTGAACTGGATTCAGACGAACGACTTCAAAACAATCTGTTCCAAGAGCCGTGGCTTCCTGAAATCAAGAGTTCTGAGCACTTTTCATTTGAGACCTCGAAGGATGCGATTCTGAAGCTTGTGGCAAATGTAAATAAATGA
- a CDS encoding IS3 family transposase, whose translation MAFQGLRAIQPKSFVPRTTQSRHRLGYSPNLLLETGEPDSPDRLWVGDISYLPLSDGGFCYLAILMDRYSRRIVGWHVEPSMTEDLVIPTLQKAIQDGQPAPLVIHHTDRGGQYASSRYRAILNRAGFQQRMNRAENCHDNAFMESCFGTLKTEPQITEYKHHGMARREIGEYIAYYNLDRKHSALGYLTPHQFERHT comes from the coding sequence ATGGCTTTTCAGGGGTTGCGGGCGATCCAGCCAAAGTCTTTTGTTCCCAGAACGACTCAAAGCCGTCATCGATTGGGCTACAGTCCGAATCTGCTGCTGGAGACCGGTGAACCAGACTCACCAGACCGCCTGTGGGTTGGGGATATCAGCTATCTACCATTATCAGATGGAGGGTTCTGCTACCTGGCGATTCTGATGGATCGATACTCACGCCGGATCGTGGGCTGGCATGTCGAGCCCTCCATGACGGAAGACCTGGTGATTCCCACATTGCAGAAGGCGATTCAGGATGGCCAGCCTGCACCTCTGGTGATTCATCACACGGATCGGGGCGGTCAATATGCGAGCAGTCGCTACCGGGCCATCTTGAACAGGGCCGGGTTCCAGCAAAGGATGAACCGGGCTGAGAACTGCCATGACAACGCATTTATGGAATCATGCTTTGGTACGCTCAAGACGGAACCGCAAATAACCGAATACAAACATCATGGAATGGCCCGGCGTGAGATCGGCGAATACATCGCCTACTACAACCTCGACCGAAAACACTCCGCCCTGGGCTACCTGACGCCTCACCAGTTCGAACGGCACACCTGA
- a CDS encoding IS3 family transposase: MTDLYAAIPSIEQSSGAQTSSIREVLELSRSAYYAWKNIIPSDRDVRDQRLAQQIQVIFWRHRRRYGARRIAAELAD, translated from the coding sequence GTGACGGATCTCTATGCCGCAATTCCGAGTATCGAACAATCCAGCGGCGCCCAGACAAGTTCGATCCGCGAGGTACTGGAACTCAGCCGGTCTGCTTACTACGCCTGGAAGAATATAATTCCTTCAGATCGGGATGTACGTGATCAGCGGTTGGCTCAGCAGATTCAAGTGATTTTCTGGAGGCATCGCAGGCGTTATGGAGCACGTCGAATTGCTGCAGAACTGGCCGATTAA
- a CDS encoding transposase, protein MVGCPRELKRWPDVLQRTFTEEFKREAVALLLNGHSAGSVAERLGLSNTNLLYRWKQAQLVQSGPIATSLEARVHELELELQRVVRERDILKKALAIFGRNE, encoded by the coding sequence ATTGTTGGATGTCCAAGAGAGCTGAAGAGATGGCCAGACGTACTTCAGAGGACTTTCACTGAGGAGTTCAAGCGGGAGGCCGTTGCACTGCTGCTGAATGGGCACTCGGCTGGCTCGGTGGCGGAGCGGCTCGGGCTTTCGAACACGAATCTTCTTTACCGCTGGAAGCAGGCACAACTTGTCCAGTCAGGCCCCATCGCCACCTCACTTGAGGCGAGGGTCCACGAATTGGAGCTCGAACTTCAGAGAGTCGTGCGCGAGCGGGACATATTAAAGAAAGCGTTAGCCATTTTCGGCCGCAACGAGTGA